A region of Homo sapiens chromosome X, GRCh38.p14 Primary Assembly DNA encodes the following proteins:
- the SCML1 gene encoding sex comb on midleg-like protein 1 isoform X5 encodes MKKNEVYETFSYPESYSPTLPVSRRENNSPSNLPRPSFCMEEYQRAELEEDPILSRTPSPVHPSDFSEHNCQPYYASDGATYGSSSGLCLGNPRADSIHNTYSTDHASAAPPSVTRSPVENDGYIEEGSITKHPSTWSVEAVVLFLKQTDPLALCPLVDLFRSHEIDGKALLLLTSDVLLKHLGVKLGTAVKLCYYIDRLKQGKCFEN; translated from the exons atgaagaaaaatgaggtTTACGAGACATTCTCCTACCCTGAAAGTTACAGCCCCACTTTACCAGTGTCAAGGCGTGAGAATAATTCCCCGAGCAACCTTCCAAGGCCATCCTTTTGCATGGAAGAATACCAGCGAGCTGAGCTGGAGGAGGACCCGATCCTCAGCCGCACTCCGAGTCCAGTGCATCCCTCAGATTTCTCTGAGCATAATTGTCAGCCGTATTATGCATCTGATGGTGCAACGTATGGTTCTTCTTCAGGGCTCTGCCTTGGCAACCCTCGGGCTGACAGCATCCACAACACTTACTCAACTGACCATGCTTCTGCAGCACCACCTTCAG TTACAAGGTCACCAGTTGAAAATGACGGTTACATAGAGGAAGGAAGCATCACTAAGCACCCTTCAACCTGGTCGGTGGAAGCAGTGGTCCTATTTCTAAAACAAACAGATCCTCTTGCATTATGCCCTCTTGTCGACCTCTTCAGAAGCCAT GAAATTGACGGGAAGGCTCTGCTCCTACTCACGAGTGACGTGTTGCTGAAGCACTTGGGGGTGAAGCTGGGAACGGCTGTGAAGCTATGCTACTACATTGACCGACTTAAACAaggaaaatgctttgaaaattga
- the SCML1 gene encoding sex comb on midleg-like protein 1 isoform X1, translating to MMSNSSSEIDVIKTRIPTYDEDDNTILYAYETKPEFVNKQEPNIVSDASCNTEEQLKTVDDVLIHCQVIYDALQNLDKKIDVIRRKVSKIQRFHARSLWTNHKRYGYKKHSYRLVKKLKLQKMKKNEVYETFSYPESYSPTLPVSRRENNSPSNLPRPSFCMEEYQRAELEEDPILSRTPSPVHPSDFSEHNCQPYYASDGATYGSSSGLCLGNPRADSIHNTYSTDHASAAPPSVTRSPVENDGYIEEGSITKHPSTWSVEAVVLFLKQTDPLALCPLVDLFRSHEIDGKALLLLTSDVLLKHLGVKLGTAVKLCYYIDRLKQGKCFEN from the exons ATGATGTCTAACAGCTCCAGTGAAATCGATGTG ataaaaacaagaatacCTACTTACGATGAAGATGACAACACTATTCTTTATGCGTATGAAACAAAACCTGAATTTGTCAATAAA caggAACCGAATATTGTATCTGACGCATCCTGTAATACTGAAGAGCAACTGAAGACAGTTGATGATGTCCTTATTCATTGCCAG GTTATATATGATGCTCTGCAAAACCTGGATAAGAAGATTGATGTGATTCGTAGAAAGGTTTCAAAAATCCAACGTTTCCATGCGAGATCCCTGTGGACAAATCAT AAGCGATATGGATATAAAAAGCATTCTTACCGGCTTGTTAAAAAGCTTAAActccagaaaatgaagaaaaatgaggtTTACGAGACATTCTCCTACCCTGAAAGTTACAGCCCCACTTTACCAGTGTCAAGGCGTGAGAATAATTCCCCGAGCAACCTTCCAAGGCCATCCTTTTGCATGGAAGAATACCAGCGAGCTGAGCTGGAGGAGGACCCGATCCTCAGCCGCACTCCGAGTCCAGTGCATCCCTCAGATTTCTCTGAGCATAATTGTCAGCCGTATTATGCATCTGATGGTGCAACGTATGGTTCTTCTTCAGGGCTCTGCCTTGGCAACCCTCGGGCTGACAGCATCCACAACACTTACTCAACTGACCATGCTTCTGCAGCACCACCTTCAG TTACAAGGTCACCAGTTGAAAATGACGGTTACATAGAGGAAGGAAGCATCACTAAGCACCCTTCAACCTGGTCGGTGGAAGCAGTGGTCCTATTTCTAAAACAAACAGATCCTCTTGCATTATGCCCTCTTGTCGACCTCTTCAGAAGCCAT GAAATTGACGGGAAGGCTCTGCTCCTACTCACGAGTGACGTGTTGCTGAAGCACTTGGGGGTGAAGCTGGGAACGGCTGTGAAGCTATGCTACTACATTGACCGACTTAAACAaggaaaatgctttgaaaattga
- the SCML1 gene encoding sex comb on midleg-like protein 1 isoform X2 gives MMSNSSSEIDVIKTRIPTYDEDDNTILYAYETKPEFVNKEPNIVSDASCNTEEQLKTVDDVLIHCQVIYDALQNLDKKIDVIRRKVSKIQRFHARSLWTNHKRYGYKKHSYRLVKKLKLQKMKKNEVYETFSYPESYSPTLPVSRRENNSPSNLPRPSFCMEEYQRAELEEDPILSRTPSPVHPSDFSEHNCQPYYASDGATYGSSSGLCLGNPRADSIHNTYSTDHASAAPPSVTRSPVENDGYIEEGSITKHPSTWSVEAVVLFLKQTDPLALCPLVDLFRSHEIDGKALLLLTSDVLLKHLGVKLGTAVKLCYYIDRLKQGKCFEN, from the exons ATGATGTCTAACAGCTCCAGTGAAATCGATGTG ataaaaacaagaatacCTACTTACGATGAAGATGACAACACTATTCTTTATGCGTATGAAACAAAACCTGAATTTGTCAATAAA gAACCGAATATTGTATCTGACGCATCCTGTAATACTGAAGAGCAACTGAAGACAGTTGATGATGTCCTTATTCATTGCCAG GTTATATATGATGCTCTGCAAAACCTGGATAAGAAGATTGATGTGATTCGTAGAAAGGTTTCAAAAATCCAACGTTTCCATGCGAGATCCCTGTGGACAAATCAT AAGCGATATGGATATAAAAAGCATTCTTACCGGCTTGTTAAAAAGCTTAAActccagaaaatgaagaaaaatgaggtTTACGAGACATTCTCCTACCCTGAAAGTTACAGCCCCACTTTACCAGTGTCAAGGCGTGAGAATAATTCCCCGAGCAACCTTCCAAGGCCATCCTTTTGCATGGAAGAATACCAGCGAGCTGAGCTGGAGGAGGACCCGATCCTCAGCCGCACTCCGAGTCCAGTGCATCCCTCAGATTTCTCTGAGCATAATTGTCAGCCGTATTATGCATCTGATGGTGCAACGTATGGTTCTTCTTCAGGGCTCTGCCTTGGCAACCCTCGGGCTGACAGCATCCACAACACTTACTCAACTGACCATGCTTCTGCAGCACCACCTTCAG TTACAAGGTCACCAGTTGAAAATGACGGTTACATAGAGGAAGGAAGCATCACTAAGCACCCTTCAACCTGGTCGGTGGAAGCAGTGGTCCTATTTCTAAAACAAACAGATCCTCTTGCATTATGCCCTCTTGTCGACCTCTTCAGAAGCCAT GAAATTGACGGGAAGGCTCTGCTCCTACTCACGAGTGACGTGTTGCTGAAGCACTTGGGGGTGAAGCTGGGAACGGCTGTGAAGCTATGCTACTACATTGACCGACTTAAACAaggaaaatgctttgaaaattga
- the SCML1 gene encoding sex comb on midleg-like protein 1 isoform X3, which yields MMSNSSSEIDVQEPNIVSDASCNTEEQLKTVDDVLIHCQVIYDALQNLDKKIDVIRRKVSKIQRFHARSLWTNHKRYGYKKHSYRLVKKLKLQKMKKNEVYETFSYPESYSPTLPVSRRENNSPSNLPRPSFCMEEYQRAELEEDPILSRTPSPVHPSDFSEHNCQPYYASDGATYGSSSGLCLGNPRADSIHNTYSTDHASAAPPSVTRSPVENDGYIEEGSITKHPSTWSVEAVVLFLKQTDPLALCPLVDLFRSHEIDGKALLLLTSDVLLKHLGVKLGTAVKLCYYIDRLKQGKCFEN from the exons ATGATGTCTAACAGCTCCAGTGAAATCGATGTG caggAACCGAATATTGTATCTGACGCATCCTGTAATACTGAAGAGCAACTGAAGACAGTTGATGATGTCCTTATTCATTGCCAG GTTATATATGATGCTCTGCAAAACCTGGATAAGAAGATTGATGTGATTCGTAGAAAGGTTTCAAAAATCCAACGTTTCCATGCGAGATCCCTGTGGACAAATCAT AAGCGATATGGATATAAAAAGCATTCTTACCGGCTTGTTAAAAAGCTTAAActccagaaaatgaagaaaaatgaggtTTACGAGACATTCTCCTACCCTGAAAGTTACAGCCCCACTTTACCAGTGTCAAGGCGTGAGAATAATTCCCCGAGCAACCTTCCAAGGCCATCCTTTTGCATGGAAGAATACCAGCGAGCTGAGCTGGAGGAGGACCCGATCCTCAGCCGCACTCCGAGTCCAGTGCATCCCTCAGATTTCTCTGAGCATAATTGTCAGCCGTATTATGCATCTGATGGTGCAACGTATGGTTCTTCTTCAGGGCTCTGCCTTGGCAACCCTCGGGCTGACAGCATCCACAACACTTACTCAACTGACCATGCTTCTGCAGCACCACCTTCAG TTACAAGGTCACCAGTTGAAAATGACGGTTACATAGAGGAAGGAAGCATCACTAAGCACCCTTCAACCTGGTCGGTGGAAGCAGTGGTCCTATTTCTAAAACAAACAGATCCTCTTGCATTATGCCCTCTTGTCGACCTCTTCAGAAGCCAT GAAATTGACGGGAAGGCTCTGCTCCTACTCACGAGTGACGTGTTGCTGAAGCACTTGGGGGTGAAGCTGGGAACGGCTGTGAAGCTATGCTACTACATTGACCGACTTAAACAaggaaaatgctttgaaaattga
- the SCML1 gene encoding sex comb on midleg-like protein 1 isoform X4 has product MMSNSSSEIDVEPNIVSDASCNTEEQLKTVDDVLIHCQVIYDALQNLDKKIDVIRRKVSKIQRFHARSLWTNHKRYGYKKHSYRLVKKLKLQKMKKNEVYETFSYPESYSPTLPVSRRENNSPSNLPRPSFCMEEYQRAELEEDPILSRTPSPVHPSDFSEHNCQPYYASDGATYGSSSGLCLGNPRADSIHNTYSTDHASAAPPSVTRSPVENDGYIEEGSITKHPSTWSVEAVVLFLKQTDPLALCPLVDLFRSHEIDGKALLLLTSDVLLKHLGVKLGTAVKLCYYIDRLKQGKCFEN; this is encoded by the exons ATGATGTCTAACAGCTCCAGTGAAATCGATGTG gAACCGAATATTGTATCTGACGCATCCTGTAATACTGAAGAGCAACTGAAGACAGTTGATGATGTCCTTATTCATTGCCAG GTTATATATGATGCTCTGCAAAACCTGGATAAGAAGATTGATGTGATTCGTAGAAAGGTTTCAAAAATCCAACGTTTCCATGCGAGATCCCTGTGGACAAATCAT AAGCGATATGGATATAAAAAGCATTCTTACCGGCTTGTTAAAAAGCTTAAActccagaaaatgaagaaaaatgaggtTTACGAGACATTCTCCTACCCTGAAAGTTACAGCCCCACTTTACCAGTGTCAAGGCGTGAGAATAATTCCCCGAGCAACCTTCCAAGGCCATCCTTTTGCATGGAAGAATACCAGCGAGCTGAGCTGGAGGAGGACCCGATCCTCAGCCGCACTCCGAGTCCAGTGCATCCCTCAGATTTCTCTGAGCATAATTGTCAGCCGTATTATGCATCTGATGGTGCAACGTATGGTTCTTCTTCAGGGCTCTGCCTTGGCAACCCTCGGGCTGACAGCATCCACAACACTTACTCAACTGACCATGCTTCTGCAGCACCACCTTCAG TTACAAGGTCACCAGTTGAAAATGACGGTTACATAGAGGAAGGAAGCATCACTAAGCACCCTTCAACCTGGTCGGTGGAAGCAGTGGTCCTATTTCTAAAACAAACAGATCCTCTTGCATTATGCCCTCTTGTCGACCTCTTCAGAAGCCAT GAAATTGACGGGAAGGCTCTGCTCCTACTCACGAGTGACGTGTTGCTGAAGCACTTGGGGGTGAAGCTGGGAACGGCTGTGAAGCTATGCTACTACATTGACCGACTTAAACAaggaaaatgctttgaaaattga